The proteins below come from a single Biomphalaria glabrata chromosome 10, xgBioGlab47.1, whole genome shotgun sequence genomic window:
- the LOC106079161 gene encoding ribonuclease kappa-B-like, which translates to MACLGPKCSLYYMLISIWGIIMLALMGIFFQIRSIALFEDIKVDEKEWAMANFSKSYVQEKYEDNAINCWIAAGIYLVLFAWSFFQYKLNARQNYEMS; encoded by the exons ATGGCTTGTCTTGGACCAAAATGCTCTCTCTATTACATGCTTATAAGCATCTGGGGCATAATTATGCTT GCCCTTATGGGAATATTTTTCCAGATCCGGAGCATTGCACTGTTTGAAGACATCAAGGTTGACGAAAAAGAGTGGGCCATGGCTAACTTCAGCAAATCCTATGTTCAAGAGAAGTATGAAGACAATGCCATTAACTGTTGGATAGCTGCTGGCATCTACCTCGTACTCTTTGCCTGGTCCTTTTTCCAGTACAAGCTAAATGCAAGACAGAATTATGAAATGTCCTAA